One Nocardioides luti DNA window includes the following coding sequences:
- a CDS encoding MSMEG_1061 family FMN-dependent PPOX-type flavoprotein codes for MPQTTTWTEITTVDDLVGLLGDPHPRARDKSRPALLEVDRDWLAATPFCVMATSALDGTCDASPKGDPAGQLVHVLDDTTIALAERPGNKRADGYKNILENPHVGLNFFIPGRGDTLRINGRARLVSDAPFFDEMVVKGHRPLLAVVVEIEDLFFHCAKSFLRSGLWKPETWDPEGTVPRRAVIAKEVEPSGMTVEQLDDYYTPENYAKGLYA; via the coding sequence GTGCCGCAGACCACCACCTGGACCGAGATCACGACCGTCGACGACCTCGTCGGGCTGCTCGGCGACCCGCACCCGCGGGCGCGCGACAAGTCCCGCCCGGCGCTGCTCGAGGTGGATCGGGACTGGCTGGCGGCCACGCCGTTCTGCGTGATGGCGACCTCCGCCCTCGACGGGACCTGCGACGCCAGCCCCAAGGGCGACCCGGCCGGGCAGCTCGTCCACGTCCTCGACGACACGACGATCGCCCTGGCCGAGCGGCCGGGCAACAAGCGGGCCGACGGGTACAAGAACATCCTCGAGAACCCGCACGTCGGCCTGAACTTCTTCATCCCCGGCCGCGGGGACACCCTGCGGATCAACGGCCGGGCCCGGCTGGTCAGCGACGCGCCGTTCTTCGACGAGATGGTCGTGAAGGGGCACCGGCCGCTGCTCGCGGTCGTCGTCGAGATCGAGGACCTGTTCTTCCACTGCGCGAAGTCGTTCCTGCGCTCGGGGCTCTGGAAGCCGGAGACCTGGGACCCGGAGGGCACGGTGCCGCGGCGCGCGGTGATCGCCAAGGAGGTCGAGCCGAGCGGGATGACCGTGGAGCAGCTCGACGACTACTACACGCCCGAGAACTACGCGAAGGGCCTCTACGCATGA
- a CDS encoding antitoxin: MSFFDKAKKAVSGAVDKHGDKIAGGIDKAAAAADKKTGGKHSGQLATGAQKAKEALDKLDGKNDDIRDTRRDERGPR, from the coding sequence ATGAGCTTTTTCGACAAGGCCAAGAAGGCCGTGAGCGGCGCCGTGGACAAGCACGGCGACAAGATCGCGGGCGGCATCGACAAGGCCGCCGCGGCGGCCGACAAGAAGACCGGCGGCAAGCACAGCGGCCAGCTGGCCACGGGTGCGCAGAAGGCCAAGGAGGCCCTCGACAAGCTCGACGGCAAGAACGACGACATCCGCGACACCCGGCGCGACGAGCGCGGGCCCCGATGA
- a CDS encoding SDR family NAD(P)-dependent oxidoreductase codes for MDINGASAIVTGASSGIGAAVARQLAAKGAVVVVADLQADKGEALAAEIGGVFARVDVTDTDQITAAVNAAAEIAPLRAVVNSAGIGWAQRTIGRDGQIESAHDLGAFTKVIQINLIGTFDMVRQAATVMSRNEPDADGQRGAIVNMASVAAFDGQIGQASYSASKGGVVGMTLPVARDLSASGIRLNTIAPGLIDTPIYGEGEQAEAFKAKLGESVLFPKRLGVPDELASMVVECLTNNYMNGETIRVDGGIRMPPK; via the coding sequence ATGGACATCAACGGAGCATCTGCCATCGTCACGGGCGCCTCGTCGGGGATCGGCGCCGCCGTCGCGCGCCAGCTCGCCGCCAAGGGCGCCGTCGTCGTGGTCGCCGACCTGCAGGCCGACAAGGGCGAGGCCCTGGCCGCCGAGATCGGCGGCGTCTTCGCCCGGGTCGACGTCACCGACACCGACCAGATCACCGCGGCCGTCAACGCCGCAGCCGAGATCGCGCCGCTGCGCGCGGTGGTGAACTCCGCCGGCATCGGCTGGGCCCAGCGCACCATCGGCCGCGACGGCCAGATCGAGTCGGCCCACGACCTCGGCGCCTTCACCAAGGTCATCCAGATCAACCTGATCGGCACCTTCGACATGGTCCGCCAGGCCGCGACCGTCATGAGCCGCAACGAGCCCGATGCCGACGGCCAGCGCGGCGCCATCGTCAACATGGCGAGCGTCGCGGCGTTCGACGGCCAGATCGGTCAGGCGTCGTACTCCGCGTCCAAGGGCGGCGTCGTCGGCATGACCCTCCCGGTCGCCCGCGACCTGTCCGCGTCGGGCATCCGCCTCAACACGATCGCGCCCGGCCTGATCGACACCCCGATCTACGGCGAGGGCGAGCAGGCGGAGGCGTTCAAGGCCAAGCTCGGCGAGAGCGTGCTCTTCCCCAAGCGACTCGGCGTCCCCGACGAGCTGGCGAGCATGGTCGTCGAGTGCCTGACGAACAACTACATGAACGGCGAGACCATCCGTGTCGACGGTGGGATCCGGATGCCTCCGAAGTAG
- the miaA gene encoding tRNA (adenosine(37)-N6)-dimethylallyltransferase MiaA, with protein sequence MPDTRPTTSGSAAGSTPPSTPVVAVVGATASGKTGLSLDLAEALGGEVVNTDAMQVYRGMDIGTAKLPPAERRGIPHHLLDTQEIHEPATVAQFQGWARAVVADLRGRGVVPVLVGGSALYTRAILDRFEFPATDEGVRRGLEDELERIGPAALYERLREQDPQAAATMLPENGRRTVRALEVIALTGRPYSASLPVLEYADPHTVQVGVDIDRPTLDARIAQRVEEMFEQGFVEEVRRLLDEGLADGRTASRAIGYAQVAAYLHGELSLDEARDRTTSATRRFARRQDGWFRKDPRIVWVDHDDPERLARALAAVRAVG encoded by the coding sequence ATGCCGGACACCCGACCCACGACGTCCGGATCGGCAGCCGGATCGACGCCCCCGTCGACGCCGGTCGTGGCGGTCGTCGGCGCGACCGCGTCGGGCAAGACCGGGCTCTCCCTCGACCTCGCCGAGGCGCTGGGCGGCGAGGTCGTCAACACCGACGCGATGCAGGTCTACCGCGGCATGGACATCGGCACCGCCAAGCTCCCCCCGGCCGAGCGCCGCGGCATCCCGCACCACCTCCTCGACACCCAGGAGATCCACGAGCCGGCGACGGTCGCGCAGTTCCAGGGCTGGGCGCGGGCGGTGGTGGCCGACCTGCGCGGGCGCGGCGTGGTGCCGGTGCTGGTCGGCGGCTCCGCGCTCTACACCCGCGCCATCCTGGACCGCTTCGAGTTCCCCGCCACCGACGAGGGCGTACGCCGGGGGCTCGAGGACGAGCTCGAGCGGATCGGCCCGGCGGCGCTCTACGAGCGGCTCCGCGAGCAGGACCCGCAGGCCGCCGCGACCATGCTCCCCGAGAACGGCCGCCGCACGGTCCGTGCGCTCGAGGTCATCGCGCTGACCGGCCGCCCGTACTCCGCCAGCCTCCCCGTGCTCGAGTACGCCGACCCGCACACCGTCCAGGTCGGCGTCGACATCGACCGGCCCACGCTCGACGCGCGGATCGCGCAGCGCGTGGAGGAGATGTTCGAGCAGGGCTTCGTCGAGGAGGTACGACGCCTGCTGGACGAGGGCCTCGCAGACGGACGCACCGCGTCGCGCGCGATCGGCTACGCCCAGGTGGCGGCGTACCTCCACGGCGAGCTGAGCCTGGACGAGGCCCGCGACCGCACGACGTCGGCGACCCGGCGCTTCGCGCGCCGCCAGGACGGCTGGTTCCGCAAGGACCCCCGGATCGTGTGGGTCGACCACGACGACCCGGAGCGGCTCGCCCGCGCGCTCGCCGCGGTCCGCGCGGTCGGCTGA
- the dapF gene encoding diaminopimelate epimerase, with the protein MSYEFLKGHGTENDFVLLPDHDGSVHGDLDPARVRALCDRRAGLGGDGVLRVIRTASYAGPDAHDLPDAAEAEWFMDYRNSDGSLSEMCGNGIRVFARHLVDEGLADGSAPIPVATRDGVKVLTLEGDVVTADMGSPFVIGETKVAVGDRWWAAANVDMGNPHAVAFVDDLADAGPLLEAPAHDDATYPHGVNVEFVVRRGAGHVAMRVHERGSGETRSCGTGACAVMVAAALADGLGDPPAEDTAYRVDVPGGTLTVTWTADDRVLLTGPAVVVARGTTSL; encoded by the coding sequence ATGAGCTACGAGTTCTTGAAGGGGCATGGCACGGAGAACGACTTCGTGCTGCTCCCGGACCACGACGGGTCGGTGCACGGCGACCTCGACCCGGCCCGGGTCCGCGCGCTCTGCGACCGGCGCGCCGGCCTCGGGGGCGACGGGGTGCTGCGGGTGATCCGCACGGCGTCGTACGCCGGTCCCGACGCGCACGACCTGCCCGATGCCGCCGAGGCCGAGTGGTTCATGGACTACCGCAACAGCGACGGCTCGCTCTCGGAGATGTGCGGCAACGGCATCCGGGTCTTCGCCCGGCACCTCGTGGACGAGGGCCTCGCGGACGGCTCCGCGCCGATCCCGGTCGCCACCCGCGACGGCGTCAAGGTGCTCACGCTGGAGGGTGACGTGGTCACCGCCGACATGGGCAGCCCGTTCGTGATCGGCGAGACCAAGGTGGCCGTCGGCGACCGTTGGTGGGCCGCCGCCAACGTCGACATGGGCAACCCGCACGCGGTCGCGTTCGTCGATGACCTGGCCGACGCCGGCCCGCTGCTCGAGGCGCCCGCGCACGACGACGCGACGTACCCCCACGGCGTGAACGTGGAGTTCGTCGTACGCCGGGGCGCCGGTCATGTCGCGATGCGGGTCCACGAGCGGGGCTCGGGCGAGACGCGCTCGTGCGGCACCGGCGCCTGCGCCGTGATGGTCGCGGCCGCACTGGCCGACGGCCTGGGCGACCCGCCGGCCGAGGACACGGCGTACCGCGTCGACGTCCCCGGCGGCACCCTCACCGTCACCTGGACCGCCGACGACCGGGTGCTCCTCACCGGCCCGGCCGTCGTGGTCGCGCGCGGCACCACCTCGCTCTGA
- a CDS encoding nucleoside/nucleotide kinase family protein, whose translation MEPPVVTVSPDGRELAALVADLVADPVTDLPPGVGGRVLLGITGSPGAGKSTLAAALGTAYDAAVVPMDGFHLADVELVRRGLRDRKGAPETFDAEGYADLLTRLRSRPAHTVMAPMFERGLEQPVAGAIPVPASAGLVVTEGNYLLLERPPWPDVRAQLDRVWHVVTDDALRLPRLVARHVASGKSPAAAAAWVHRVDQANAVLVEEAAARADVVLDLTGWVSISPDIRGS comes from the coding sequence GTGGAGCCGCCCGTCGTCACCGTGTCGCCCGACGGGCGTGAGCTGGCGGCCCTGGTGGCCGATCTGGTGGCCGATCCGGTGACCGACCTGCCCCCGGGCGTCGGGGGCCGCGTGCTGCTCGGGATCACCGGCTCGCCGGGCGCCGGGAAGTCCACGCTGGCGGCCGCGCTCGGGACGGCGTACGACGCCGCCGTGGTCCCGATGGACGGCTTCCACCTCGCGGACGTGGAGCTGGTTCGGCGCGGGCTGCGCGACCGCAAGGGCGCGCCGGAGACGTTCGACGCGGAGGGGTACGCCGACCTGCTGACCCGCCTGCGCTCGCGCCCGGCGCACACCGTGATGGCGCCGATGTTCGAGCGCGGGCTCGAGCAGCCGGTCGCCGGGGCGATCCCCGTGCCCGCGTCGGCGGGGCTGGTCGTCACGGAGGGGAACTACCTGCTGCTGGAGCGGCCGCCGTGGCCCGACGTCCGCGCGCAGCTCGACCGGGTCTGGCACGTGGTGACCGACGACGCGCTGCGGCTGCCGCGGCTCGTCGCCCGGCACGTCGCGTCCGGCAAGAGCCCGGCCGCTGCGGCCGCTTGGGTGCACCGGGTGGATCAGGCGAACGCCGTGCTCGTCGAGGAGGCGGCGGCTCGGGCTGATGTGGTGCTGGACCTGACGGGGTGGGTGTCAATTTCCCCGGATATCCGGGGAAGTTGA
- the ggt gene encoding gamma-glutamyltransferase, giving the protein MRLTRPTSALAAAALAATTLGLVAGQAESAGATRGTHGPVAQRPSSQEHRETPPPKKATVYGRGGAVTSVDADASRIGLRVLRHGGNATDAAIATAAALGVTEPFSSGIGGGGYLVHYDAGTGKVRTIDGRETAPSAMPHDAFIDPKTGEPYNFTPELVTSGVSVGVPGTVATWQRALDRWGTRSLGEALAPARKLARRGFVVDRTFHQQVRDNKVRFEAFRPTKRLYLKGGHAPKVGTRFRNPDLADTYRLLARRGTKAFYRGTLTDEIVRSVRRPPTTRTTDLPVPRGFLRAGDLARYRAVDRRPTHSDFRGYDVYGMGPSSSGGLTVGEALNILEQFPISSMDDGAALHHYLEASALAYADRAAYDGDPRFVDVPTKDLLSDRFARERACRIDPDKAFKKPTKAGDVTSYDGTCGAAAAGPSAATTDTENVETTNLTVADKHGNVVEYTLTIEQTGGSGIVVPGRGFLLNNELTDFSPVYDKADPNRIEPGKRPRSSMSPTILLEDGKPFLALGSPGGSTIITTVLQTIFNRIDRGMSLPDALAAPRAQQSNATQKSVAEPAFIDLYADDLRPYGQRLTPAGDGFGSTSEIGAATAVEFGPGGFLTVAAEPTRRGGGSARVVTPTPAG; this is encoded by the coding sequence ATGCGTCTCACCCGCCCCACCTCGGCCCTCGCGGCCGCGGCGCTCGCCGCCACGACCCTCGGCCTCGTCGCCGGCCAGGCGGAGTCCGCCGGCGCGACCCGCGGCACCCACGGGCCGGTCGCCCAGCGCCCGTCCTCGCAGGAGCACCGGGAGACCCCGCCGCCGAAGAAGGCGACCGTCTACGGCCGCGGGGGCGCGGTGACGTCGGTCGACGCGGACGCGTCCCGGATCGGGCTGCGGGTGCTGCGCCACGGCGGCAACGCGACCGACGCCGCCATCGCGACGGCCGCCGCGCTGGGCGTGACCGAGCCGTTCAGCTCGGGCATCGGGGGCGGCGGGTACCTCGTCCACTACGACGCCGGGACCGGCAAGGTGCGCACCATCGACGGCCGCGAGACCGCGCCGAGCGCGATGCCGCACGACGCCTTCATCGACCCGAAGACCGGCGAGCCCTACAACTTCACCCCCGAGCTCGTCACCAGCGGCGTCTCGGTCGGCGTCCCCGGCACCGTCGCGACCTGGCAGCGCGCGCTCGACCGCTGGGGCACCCGCTCGCTGGGCGAGGCGCTCGCCCCCGCCCGCAAGCTCGCCCGCCGCGGCTTCGTGGTCGACCGGACCTTCCACCAGCAGGTGCGCGACAACAAGGTGCGCTTCGAGGCGTTCCGGCCGACCAAGCGGCTCTACCTGAAGGGCGGCCACGCCCCGAAGGTCGGCACCCGCTTCCGCAACCCCGACCTGGCCGACACCTACCGCCTGCTCGCCCGTCGCGGCACGAAGGCGTTCTACCGCGGCACGCTCACCGACGAGATCGTGCGTTCGGTGCGCCGGCCGCCGACCACGCGAACGACCGACCTGCCGGTCCCGCGCGGCTTCCTGCGCGCCGGGGACCTGGCGCGCTACCGCGCGGTCGACCGCCGCCCGACGCACTCCGACTTCCGCGGCTACGACGTCTACGGCATGGGCCCGTCCTCGAGCGGCGGCCTGACCGTGGGCGAGGCGCTCAACATCCTCGAGCAGTTCCCGATCTCCTCGATGGACGACGGGGCGGCGCTGCACCACTACCTCGAGGCCAGCGCGCTGGCCTACGCCGACCGCGCGGCCTACGACGGCGACCCGCGGTTCGTGGACGTCCCCACCAAGGACCTGCTCTCGGACCGCTTCGCCCGCGAGCGTGCGTGCCGGATCGACCCCGACAAGGCGTTCAAGAAGCCGACCAAGGCCGGTGACGTGACGTCGTACGACGGCACGTGCGGCGCGGCCGCGGCCGGCCCGTCGGCCGCCACCACCGACACCGAGAACGTCGAGACCACCAACCTGACCGTCGCCGACAAGCACGGCAACGTCGTCGAGTACACCCTGACCATCGAGCAGACCGGCGGCTCCGGGATCGTCGTCCCCGGGCGCGGCTTCCTGCTGAACAACGAGCTCACGGACTTCTCGCCGGTCTACGACAAGGCCGACCCGAACCGCATCGAGCCCGGCAAGCGGCCCCGCAGCTCGATGTCGCCGACGATCCTGCTCGAGGACGGCAAGCCGTTCCTGGCGCTCGGCTCGCCCGGAGGCTCGACGATCATCACGACCGTGCTGCAGACGATCTTCAACCGGATCGACCGCGGGATGAGCCTGCCGGACGCGCTGGCGGCGCCGCGCGCCCAGCAGAGCAACGCCACCCAGAAGTCCGTCGCGGAGCCGGCGTTCATCGACCTCTACGCCGACGACCTGCGGCCCTACGGGCAGCGGCTGACGCCGGCGGGCGACGGGTTCGGCAGCACCTCGGAGATCGGGGCGGCGACCGCGGTCGAGTTCGGTCCCGGGGGCTTCCTGACCGTGGCTGCCGAGCCGACCCGGCGCGGCGGCGGCTCCGCCCGAGTGGTGACGCCCACACCCGCGGGCTGA
- the miaB gene encoding tRNA (N6-isopentenyl adenosine(37)-C2)-methylthiotransferase MiaB: MAEATRTYEVRTYGCQMNVHDSERLTGLLEAAGYAPFQRDGAPFEVQADVVVFNTCAVRENADNKLYGNLSHLAPIKAANPGMQIAVGGCLAQKDRATITTKAPYVDVVFGTHNIGSLPALLDRARSQEEAQVEILESLDVFPSTLPTKRDSAYAAWVSISVGCNNTCTFCIVPALRGKEKDRRPGEILAEIEALVAEGVSEVTLLGQNVNAYGVEFGDRQAFSKLLRACGEIEGLERVRFTSPHPAEFTDDVIEAMAETPNVMPQLHMPLQSGSDKVLKDMRRSYRQSKFLGIISRVRAAMPDAAITTDIIVGFPGETEEDFEATLDVVRASRFANAFTFQYSKRPGTPAATLPHQIGPDVVRDRYERLVEVVNQVAWNEAKKLVGREVELMVSEGEGRKDAATHRLSGRGPDNRLVHFAADFSQVEADSVRPGDMVTVVVTQAAPHHLVADGPVRAVRRTRSGDAWDLRNAPAGASGVGASGAGVTLGMPTLGVPAPLPAAPACG; the protein is encoded by the coding sequence ATGGCTGAAGCAACGCGCACGTACGAGGTCCGCACCTACGGGTGCCAGATGAACGTCCACGACTCCGAGCGGCTGACCGGGCTGCTCGAGGCGGCCGGCTACGCGCCCTTCCAGCGCGACGGGGCGCCGTTCGAGGTCCAGGCCGACGTCGTCGTCTTCAACACCTGCGCGGTGCGCGAGAACGCCGACAACAAGCTCTACGGCAACCTGTCGCACCTCGCGCCGATTAAGGCCGCGAACCCGGGCATGCAGATCGCCGTCGGCGGCTGCCTCGCGCAGAAGGACCGCGCCACGATCACCACGAAGGCGCCGTACGTCGACGTCGTCTTCGGCACCCACAACATCGGCTCGCTCCCGGCCCTGCTCGACCGCGCGCGCTCGCAGGAGGAGGCGCAGGTCGAGATCCTCGAGTCGCTCGACGTCTTCCCCTCGACGCTGCCGACCAAGCGCGACTCGGCGTACGCCGCCTGGGTCTCGATCTCGGTCGGCTGCAACAACACCTGCACCTTCTGCATCGTCCCGGCGCTGCGCGGCAAGGAGAAGGACCGCCGACCCGGCGAGATCCTCGCCGAGATCGAGGCGCTGGTCGCCGAGGGCGTCAGCGAGGTCACGCTGCTGGGGCAGAACGTCAACGCGTACGGCGTGGAGTTCGGCGACCGGCAGGCGTTCTCGAAGCTGCTGCGCGCCTGCGGCGAGATCGAGGGGCTGGAGCGGGTCCGCTTCACCAGCCCGCACCCGGCGGAGTTCACCGACGACGTCATCGAGGCGATGGCCGAGACCCCGAACGTCATGCCGCAGCTGCACATGCCGCTGCAGTCCGGCTCCGACAAGGTGCTCAAGGACATGCGGCGGTCGTACCGCCAGTCGAAGTTCCTCGGCATCATCTCCCGGGTCCGCGCGGCTATGCCCGACGCCGCGATCACCACCGACATCATCGTCGGCTTCCCCGGCGAGACCGAGGAGGACTTCGAGGCGACCCTGGACGTGGTGCGGGCCTCGCGGTTCGCGAACGCCTTCACCTTCCAGTACTCCAAGCGCCCCGGCACCCCCGCCGCCACGCTGCCCCATCAGATCGGCCCGGACGTCGTCCGCGACCGCTACGAGCGGCTCGTCGAGGTCGTCAACCAGGTCGCCTGGAACGAGGCGAAGAAGCTGGTCGGCCGCGAGGTCGAGCTGATGGTCTCCGAGGGCGAGGGCCGCAAGGACGCCGCCACCCACCGCCTCTCCGGTCGCGGCCCGGACAACCGGCTGGTCCACTTCGCGGCCGACTTCTCGCAGGTCGAGGCCGACTCCGTGCGCCCCGGCGACATGGTCACCGTCGTGGTCACCCAGGCCGCCCCCCACCACCTGGTGGCCGACGGCCCCGTCCGCGCCGTGCGCCGGACCCGCTCCGGCGACGCCTGGGACCTGCGCAACGCGCCCGCTGGTGCGTCCGGTGTCGGCGCGTCCGGTGCCGGCGTCACGCTCGGCATGCCCACCCTCGGCGTCCCCGCCCCGCTCCCGGCCGCGCCCGCCTGCGGCTGA
- a CDS encoding type IV toxin-antitoxin system AbiEi family antitoxin domain-containing protein: MDELARILKQQDGVVSRRQVLGTGASEPDLKRMLRRRELTPVHPGTFVEHTGPLTWQQRAWAAVLCCWPAALSHDSAVRAGEGPGRRDRDDSVIHVAVDRSRHVAAPDGVRLHRTPGFEDRVQWNLGPPRIRFEEAVLDVAAAAGSELDAVAALADACGSRRTTALRLLERLAARPRIPRRDWLTGVLRDVAEGTCSVLEHGFLDRVERPHGLPSGARQAATRLDGRRVFRDVDLPGLAMVVELDGRLFHDGTHARDRDLDRDLATAATGAATVRLSYGQVFERPCATARALAAVMTTRGWTGQLQECALCGGSGSPGEPDPPHSRDAAEVRGTLTPAQDRPAAPAAPGRGRGAGRGSGGAPTHP, from the coding sequence ATGGACGAGCTGGCCCGGATCCTCAAGCAGCAGGACGGTGTCGTGTCGCGCCGGCAGGTGCTGGGGACCGGCGCCAGCGAGCCCGACCTGAAGCGGATGCTGCGCCGGCGTGAGCTCACCCCGGTGCACCCGGGCACCTTCGTGGAGCACACCGGGCCGTTGACGTGGCAGCAGCGGGCCTGGGCGGCGGTGCTGTGCTGCTGGCCGGCGGCCCTGAGCCACGACTCCGCGGTGCGCGCGGGCGAGGGACCCGGCCGTCGCGACCGGGACGACTCGGTGATCCACGTGGCGGTCGACCGGTCCCGCCACGTGGCCGCGCCCGACGGCGTACGCCTCCACCGCACGCCGGGCTTCGAGGACCGCGTGCAGTGGAACCTCGGCCCGCCCCGGATCCGGTTCGAGGAGGCGGTGCTCGACGTCGCTGCCGCGGCCGGGTCGGAGCTCGACGCGGTGGCCGCCCTGGCCGACGCCTGCGGCTCGCGGCGTACGACGGCGCTGCGACTGCTGGAGCGGCTCGCCGCCCGGCCCCGGATCCCGCGGCGCGACTGGTTGACCGGCGTGCTGCGCGACGTCGCCGAGGGCACCTGCTCGGTCCTCGAGCACGGGTTCCTCGACCGGGTGGAGCGCCCGCACGGACTACCCAGCGGGGCACGGCAGGCGGCGACACGGCTGGACGGCCGACGGGTGTTCCGCGACGTGGACCTGCCCGGGCTGGCGATGGTGGTCGAGCTGGACGGGCGCCTCTTCCACGACGGCACGCACGCCCGCGACCGGGACCTGGACCGTGACCTGGCGACCGCCGCCACCGGGGCGGCGACCGTCCGGCTGTCCTACGGGCAGGTCTTCGAGCGGCCCTGCGCGACGGCTCGGGCTCTTGCCGCGGTCATGACGACGCGCGGCTGGACCGGGCAGCTCCAGGAGTGCGCCTTGTGTGGTGGATCCGGTTCACCAGGTGAACCGGATCCACCACACAGTCGGGACGCTGCCGAGGTCCGCGGCACGCTCACCCCGGCGCAGGACCGTCCAGCCGCTCCCGCAGCCCCGGGTCGGGGGCGTGGGGCAGGTCGGGGGTCTGGGGGAGCTCCCACTCACCCGTGA
- a CDS encoding NUDIX domain-containing protein — translation MSRFVVVPASYVFLLREGDAGTEVLLQRRQNTGYMDDHWAAAAAGHVERGETAYDAAHREALEEIDVSDLDLAFVTSMQRTRHADAIDERVDFFFTARSWSGDPRIVEPEKCAELRWCALTDLPTPVVPHEASVLEAIRSGTTTAYSTFGFTTP, via the coding sequence GTGAGTCGCTTCGTCGTCGTCCCCGCGTCCTACGTCTTCCTCCTCCGGGAGGGCGACGCGGGGACCGAGGTGCTGCTGCAGCGCCGCCAGAACACCGGCTACATGGACGACCACTGGGCCGCGGCCGCCGCGGGCCACGTGGAGCGGGGCGAGACGGCGTACGACGCCGCGCACCGCGAGGCGCTCGAGGAGATCGACGTGAGCGACCTCGACCTGGCGTTCGTGACGTCCATGCAGCGGACCCGGCACGCCGACGCGATCGACGAGCGGGTCGACTTCTTCTTCACCGCGCGGTCGTGGTCCGGCGACCCGCGCATCGTCGAGCCCGAGAAGTGCGCCGAGCTGCGCTGGTGCGCCCTCACCGACCTGCCCACGCCGGTCGTGCCGCACGAGGCCTCGGTCCTCGAGGCGATCCGGAGCGGCACCACCACGGCGTACTCCACCTTCGGCTTCACCACCCCCTGA